Proteins found in one Anopheles aquasalis chromosome 3, idAnoAquaMG_Q_19, whole genome shotgun sequence genomic segment:
- the LOC126575910 gene encoding uncharacterized protein LOC126575910 translates to MFFYRIACLAQTKVINIVSRPALCQVRRTVYTNSPKNRSDVTKREKYFLQKDEIPLGFAIIYRAPMEYYLSACNIATSFSFLAMAGMSVFSILEDFRNVMLPFQMEYATLTTNEKDLLLFVGFFFLVNVIIRIVINRYPLRIYRQKKQYIAVFEGQIPLGKRMLKFHRGDVTVVPRSGILPWQDARYKINSNKVLLLNEYFRSPSELNIMLKS, encoded by the exons ATGTTTTTCTACCGCATAGCTTGTTTGGCGCAAACCAAAGTAATTAATATAGTGAGTCGCCCTGCTCTGTGCCAAGT ACGCAGAACTGTGTACACGAACTCACCTAAGAACAGAAGCGATGTAACGAAACGCGAAAAATACTTTCTGCAGAAAGATGAAATACCTTTAGGATTTGCAATTATCTACAGGGCACCTATGGAGTACTATCTTTCAG cGTGTAACATTGCTACTTCCTTTAGTTTCTTGGCCATGGCAGGGATGAGCGTTTTTTCTATTTTGGAGGACTTCCGTAATGTCATGTTGCCGTTCCAAATGGAATATGCAACGCttacaacaaatgaaaaagatcTACTGCTTTTTgtgggatttttctttttggtaaATGTCATCATACGTATTGTAATAAATCGTTATCCGCTGCGTATTTACCGACAAAAAAAGCA GTACATTGCGGTGTTCGAAGGGCAGATCCCACTAGGGAAAAGAATGTTAAAATTTCATCGTGGTGATGTGACTGTAGTGCCCCGCAGCGGTATTCTACCGTGGCAGGACGCTAGATACAAAATAAATAGTAACAAGGTGCTTCTTTTAAATGAATATTTTCGCTCGCCATCTGAATTGAATATTATGTTGAAAtcgtaa